Below is a window of Pelagicoccus albus DNA.
TCACTGCTACGGCAGATGCCTATGTATCCATAATCTCAGATGCGGAAGCAAAAACGCGTGAGCTGATTCCGATGCTGCCTCCTCCCTTCACCGAGGAAATCAAGCCTTTGATCTCGCGCCTTCCCGAAGATTCCAGCACCACAAAGCTCTCCCTTTCACAACGTACTCAAAACGTAGTCGGTATCCTATCGCAGGTAGATAAGTTTAATTCGGGAGTCACCTACCTGAGCGAAATCAAAAAGGTCAGCGATGACCAAAGCCTCGAAGTTCACACCCTTTATTTCGGTTTAGCCGCAGCCTATTTCGTAGATACCCAAGGAGTTACCGCAGGATACGGCACACCTAGCCCAGAGGGTTGGGAGTGGACGACCGACACCGACTTGGCCCCGGACATCCAAAAACTCCTAGCAATATACCAGCAGACTTCCCAAGCGGAGTTCATCGAACTTCCAGTGAGTATCTACTGATCCACTACACCATTCCTGCCGAAACCTGATCGCTCGTCATGTTCAAATTTTCCACCCTACTTTCTTCTGCGATATTGATCGCAACTCCTGCACTGCTTGCCGCTCAGACACTGAGTCAAACGGATAAGGAAATCGAATCCAAGCTAGCTGACGCCCTCTCTCGCCTTTCTTCGGCTCGAGCCGAAATACGCGACGAAAAGGTGCCTCTCTCCCGCAAGCTCAACGAGCTGCAGGCCGAGATCAAAACTCTGGACAAAGAAGCGGAACGCATCGATCGCCTCCGCGAAAACAGTAATTTCGACCTGACCAAAATGCAGGAGTCTGTGAAGGCTCGTCAGGAAGAAATCCAGTTCGCGTCCAACCTGCTCCTCGAATACGCAAGAGGCCTCGAAACGCGGGCATCCATCGCCGAGCTAAGCACGCTCGAACCGCTGATCGACGAGTCGCTCCTCGCCGCCGACGTAGAAGACGGCACGGGTCTTAACAAGCAAGCGGAGATCATGATGATCGGTCTGGATCGCGCCAAAGAGCTGGTCGGAGGACAGATTATACAAGGGGAAGCCATTCTCCCCACCGGAGCATTCGAAGACGGTAAGTTCATACTCTTCGGCCCAATCACCTACTTCAGTTCCGATAAATCCGGCCTAGGTGGCATCGCTCAGCGGGGAGCGTCCTCAGAGCCGAGCGTAGTGGATATCGGAATACCGGATGCGGACGAATCGATTGCAACGCTTGCCAGCAGCAAGTCTGGAAAACTCCCAGTAGACTCTACCATCGGCAACGCTATCGCTCTCGCCTCTACCGAAGAAACGATCCCCGAGCATATCGCCAAGGGCGGTATTTGGGTATATCCAATTCTTGGATTCGCCCTTCTCGCTACCATGGTCGCTGGATTCAAGGCCTTGGAAATTTACTCTATAAAGCGTCCAGCCGACTCGGAAATCGGAAAGCTGTTCTCGGCGATCACTTCTGCTGACCAGGAAAAAGCATTGCATATCGCGAACGCAATGCCCGGCCCGCTTGGTAAAATGTTCCAAGCTGGCTCCAAGAATATTTTCGAGAGCAAGGAGACAGTTGAAGAAGTTCTCTACGAGGAGATGCTGGAGACGAAGCCGAAGATCAACCGAATGCTTCCCTTCATCGCAGTCACCGCTGCGACCGCTCCGCTGATGGGTCTCCTGGGAACCGTTACCGGTATGATCAACACCTTCAAGCTGATCACCATCTTCGGCACCGGCGACGCGAAATCACTTTCTTCAGGCATCTCCGAAGCTCTTATCACCACAGAGTTTGGTCTGATCGTCGCCATCCCAGCTCTCATCATGCACGCTATCCTATCAAGGAGGGCCGGAGCTATGATAGGTGACATGGAGAAGTCGGGAGTCGCCTTTATCAATGCCCTGCCTAAGAAGGAAAAGAGCGCCAGCTAGGAACGAATCTTAACCTAAGTTCCATGAGTAGCTCATTCTACGAATCGATGATAGAGATCTGGACCGGCGGCGGCTGGCTCATGATCCCTCTAGCGATTCTCGTGATCGTTATTTATTACGTCCTCTTTGACACCTGGGGCTTTCTCTCTCGAAACAACTTCTATCGGGAAGACCCCAACGCCTGGGAGCATTGGATTGATCGCCCGGAAGATTCCCAAGGCGAGATTGGGCACATCTTGCGCTACGTTCGTGGAGATCGCCTCCCTATCGCCGATATGCGCTGGCGCTTCGAGGAAGTTCGCATCGCCCTCCTCAAGCCGATAACCCGTCGCATCATTTTTGGAAGTATCCTGACAGGTACCGCTCCCCTAACCGGTCTGCTCGGTACTGTGGCCGGGATGCTCAGCACATTTGGCGGACTCTCCACAGGAGCGGGAGGCGAGACCGTGGACGTGGTAGCCGGAGGCATCTCTCAAGCCCTCATCACTACGCAAGCAGGCCTCATCGTCGCGATCCCCGCCTACATCATAATCGCCTCAATCAAGCGCCGACGAGACGAGATGGAGCTGTTCCTCTCCAAACTCGAAACCTACACCGTCAAGCGCGTAGAACATCTTCGCAAGTAACCACCCACCGCATGAGAAACAGACCGTCACTAGACGATTCCGACAATCAAACCGATGAGCTAAACATCTCTCCGCTCATCGATATGGTATTCATTCTCTTGATCTTCTTTATCGTGACCACGGTATTCGTTGAAGAAACAGGTGTGGACGTTAACAAGCCGCAAGCTGCCTCCGCAGTAGATCTTGAGAAAAACAGTATCCTGATCGCAATTACAGATACAGGCAAGGTTGTGTACGGGGGACGAGAAATCGGTCTCTCCGGAGTTCGCTCTATCGTCCGTCGCAATACACAACGCGAGATGATGCCAGTAATTATTCAAGCCGATCGCAACGTACCCACGCACCTGCTGGTAGGGGTGATCGACGAATCTAAGTTGGCCGGAGCCGAATCGGTCAGCATTTCGACCGAGAATTAGTCGGCACCTGGATTCCATGAAGTTGGCACAAGACAGTAGCGGATATCGCTCGCCGAGCTACAAGCAAGGCCTAGCCATACGCGTTGCGCTCACCTTACTGATGGGCTTGGCAATCTTTGCCCTGCTTCCCTTCACACAGCTTATAACCGCTCTGAGTCAGAGCGACAGCACCGTGCGATCGGTGGAAGTTACGCTCCCTCCTCCGCCGCCCCCACCGCCGGAGCCGCCACCGCCAGAACAAGAGGCAGTGGAAGAACCGCCTCCGCAGATGACGCCGCCGCCGCCGCCAATCTCTCTCGCAGCCCTCGATTTGGCCCTCAACCCAGGGATGGGTGACGCGATGGCTGCTGCCATGCAAGTCGGAGGCTTCGGCGTCCAGCCGGATGCCATCTCTGAAATGCAGATCTTCTCGATCGCAGATCTCGACGAGCAGCCTCGTTTCGTCAGCGGCCGCCCTGTCCAACTTCCTTACTCTATGCAGCAGGGACGGATCCCCGGCCGGGCTCGCATTAAAATTCTATTGGGTCCCGAAGGACGGATTCTGGCAGCCAACCTAGTCGAGTCCAATCACCCCGACTACGGACCCGCCGCCCTGTCTACCGTTAAGTCCTGGGTCTTCACGCCACCAACCAAGGACGGAGAGCCCGTCCGTGCTGAATACATCCTTCCAGTCTCAAGCAAAATTCGATAAGCCATGACTCGTACTCACCTCCACCGCTCCTTTCGCCGACTAACCGCGATCGTTCCCGGAACCATCGCCCTGCTCGGAATCTCAACATCGAATGCGCAGACATTTCCGCTAAGCGAGAACGCTTGGGACAACCCTGAATTTCAGGAGCGTTTCCTCGGGTCCTACGGTTTCATGACCGAGACGGAACCGACCATCTCGAAAGAAGAAGGCGAACTGTTTCAAACCCTCGCTCCTACCATCCGGTCAAATCCGCAACAGGCAATCGAGACGCTCAAGTCAGCCATCACTCCGGAGTCCAGCGCCGCCCTCACCTACACGCTGGGCAACCTCTACCTGCAAACGCAGAAGGCTGACTTAGCCGAGCAGGCCTACCGCGACGCCATCAAGAAATTCCCTAACTTCGCTAGAGCCTACATGAACATGGGACTCGTGCTCGTCCAAGACCAACGTTTTGAAGACGCGACTCCTTTCCTCACCAAGGCCGTTGAACTGGGCACCGGAACTGACACTGTCTACGGATTGCTCGGGCTCGCGTATCTCAACCAGAAGTTCTACGACTCCGCTATAGACGCCTACCGCACCGCCCTGATTCTGAATCCAGAAAGTAAGGACTGGAAACGCGGCAAGCTCAGCGCCTTGATCGCTTCCGGCGAAAATCTCGCCGCTCAACGCCTTTTAAACGAACTCCTCGTCGAAGAACCTGACAACTCCGACTACTGGAAGTTCAAAGCAAACAACTACCTCACCCTACAGGACACGGAGAAAGCAGCCGCAAGTCTAACCGTTGCCACCATGTTGGGTGCAGACGAGTTTTCCGTGCAAAACCTGCTTGGCGATTTGTATATGAACGAAGGTCTGCCAGCCCTAGCCCTCAGCGCTTATCAAACCGCGATCAAAGGTGAAGGCGTTGTGGCCGAAAGAGCCTTGAGAATGCTCAAGATCCTTACCGACCAAGCGAATTTCGAACAAGCTGAAGTGCTTGCATCCGATATAGAAAACGCCCTGTCGTTGGGAGAAACAGATCCGTCCTACCTGGAACTGCTCAACTACAAGGCCAAGATCGCCCTAGGACTCGAGCAAGAGGATGCGGCAGCGGAAATTCTGGAAAACATCGTTAGCGTGGATCCGCTCAATGGCCGCGCCTTGATACTCCTCGGCGAATACTTCTGGAAAAAGGACGATCTTGAAAACGCCCTCGTACAATTTGAAAGAGCGGAAAAGGCGAAGGACTTCACGATAGAAGCGATGCTCAACCGGGCACGCGTCTACGTGCAGATGAAGGACTATCGTGTCGCAGCGGACATCCTACGCAGCGTTCAAGCCATCGATCCCAAGCCTTACATCGCCAACTACCTCACCCAGGTCGAAGCGGCAATTCGCTAGCTTGATACTAAGTTGTAACGGTATCCAATTTTCCAAGACCTATGATTCGTATCGAAACCCCTGAAGGTTGGTGGCTAATGGGCCATCGCGATCACGCACGTTTAGCCGCCGCATTTGGCCACCACTGGTCGACAAAGGACTTTCCAGCTCCAGAGCCTCGCAAAGAAGTGCTCACAGCAATCACCCACCACGACGACGCCTGGGTGGAGCGGGATAGCGAACCGGAACTCACTCCCGAAGGCCGTCCTAGCGCCTTTACCAAAGAGTTGGTCGGCACCTACGACGCTTTTGAGGAAATTGACTTCTACGCATACTTAAAGGTACGCGGCCAAGCAACGGAGGCACAAGCGGATGCCAATCCCTACGCCGCTATGCTGATCAGCATGCACACCGAGAGTTTGCTTACCAACGGAGCCGACCTCAGCACCTTAACGGAAGAGGAACGAGTTGCTCACGGCGAATTCATCGCCGGACAACAAAAGCGTCAAAAAGAGCTGCTAGCGGAAGCAATTAAACGCGACCCGAGCCTAGAGCCTTATTCGACTCCAGAAACGCTCCGCCGGGCTTTCGAATTCCTTCAAGCCTGTGACAGCTTTTCGCTCATCACCTGCGTCGCTTTTCCAACCAGTATCCCTTTGCAGCATTTACACCCGGATGAATCTGGGGCTCGCCATGAGATTAAAGTGATTCCGCTTGGCGATAATTGCTACCGCCTCGAGCCCTACCCATTGGACGAGGAAAAGATAAGCCTAACGGTCCCAGCTCGCTTTGTACCTGGCAACACCTTCGAGAATGTAGAAGCCTTCCGCAGCGCGTTTTCAGTCGCTCAGGAAGAAAAGATTACCATCACTTTGACCAAGTGACCCTGGATTTCACCGAGCTATAATTGTTCTAGCCGTATCCGCACGGCAAGCACGACGTCAGGCTCAGTGAAAACGTGCCAGCTCGGGCTTCGAGGCCAAGCCTTTGTCTTGTTCCTGCCTTTGCTTTAAATCCATAAGAGCGATTTGGAAAGTGGAATAGCTAGGCAGGATTTTTAAGGCGTACTCCAAGTGCTTCGTGGCTTTCTTGAGATCGCCCTGTTCCGCAAACTGCTGGGAGCGATAGTAGTGATAAAATGGATTCCGCTTGGAGCGTTTGGATCCCAACTTGGCGTACTTCTCCGATCGATTGGTATCTCCAACCGCTTCATAGTAGGCAGACAACTGGAAGCAAGCCGAAGATGAGGAGCGGTTCAGCTCCGCGGCTTTCACGAGGGATTCTTCACCCTCTTTTTTATTGCTGGAGCGGAAATGATACAGGCCACGATTTTGCCAAGCGGTCCCATTTTCAGGATCCATTTCAATCGCTCTCTGAATCAGCTCTCCGGCCAATTCCAATTTTCCATCCGCCAAGGCGAGCAAACCTTGGTTGTTGTAAAAGTGGGAAAAGACTCGCTCATCTGAAACTGGATTTCGGCTATGGGAAGCCAACTCGACTAACTCGGGCTGAGCGTCCACCACATACTGATTTCCACCCACGTAAACAAGGACGTTGATATGAATGGTTTCCACCAAGATC
It encodes the following:
- a CDS encoding MotA/TolQ/ExbB proton channel family protein — protein: MFKFSTLLSSAILIATPALLAAQTLSQTDKEIESKLADALSRLSSARAEIRDEKVPLSRKLNELQAEIKTLDKEAERIDRLRENSNFDLTKMQESVKARQEEIQFASNLLLEYARGLETRASIAELSTLEPLIDESLLAADVEDGTGLNKQAEIMMIGLDRAKELVGGQIIQGEAILPTGAFEDGKFILFGPITYFSSDKSGLGGIAQRGASSEPSVVDIGIPDADESIATLASSKSGKLPVDSTIGNAIALASTEETIPEHIAKGGIWVYPILGFALLATMVAGFKALEIYSIKRPADSEIGKLFSAITSADQEKALHIANAMPGPLGKMFQAGSKNIFESKETVEEVLYEEMLETKPKINRMLPFIAVTAATAPLMGLLGTVTGMINTFKLITIFGTGDAKSLSSGISEALITTEFGLIVAIPALIMHAILSRRAGAMIGDMEKSGVAFINALPKKEKSAS
- a CDS encoding MotA/TolQ/ExbB proton channel family protein yields the protein MSSSFYESMIEIWTGGGWLMIPLAILVIVIYYVLFDTWGFLSRNNFYREDPNAWEHWIDRPEDSQGEIGHILRYVRGDRLPIADMRWRFEEVRIALLKPITRRIIFGSILTGTAPLTGLLGTVAGMLSTFGGLSTGAGGETVDVVAGGISQALITTQAGLIVAIPAYIIIASIKRRRDEMELFLSKLETYTVKRVEHLRK
- a CDS encoding ExbD/TolR family protein — translated: MRNRPSLDDSDNQTDELNISPLIDMVFILLIFFIVTTVFVEETGVDVNKPQAASAVDLEKNSILIAITDTGKVVYGGREIGLSGVRSIVRRNTQREMMPVIIQADRNVPTHLLVGVIDESKLAGAESVSISTEN
- a CDS encoding energy transducer TonB, whose protein sequence is MKLAQDSSGYRSPSYKQGLAIRVALTLLMGLAIFALLPFTQLITALSQSDSTVRSVEVTLPPPPPPPPEPPPPEQEAVEEPPPQMTPPPPPISLAALDLALNPGMGDAMAAAMQVGGFGVQPDAISEMQIFSIADLDEQPRFVSGRPVQLPYSMQQGRIPGRARIKILLGPEGRILAANLVESNHPDYGPAALSTVKSWVFTPPTKDGEPVRAEYILPVSSKIR
- a CDS encoding DUF3891 family protein, producing the protein MIRIETPEGWWLMGHRDHARLAAAFGHHWSTKDFPAPEPRKEVLTAITHHDDAWVERDSEPELTPEGRPSAFTKELVGTYDAFEEIDFYAYLKVRGQATEAQADANPYAAMLISMHTESLLTNGADLSTLTEEERVAHGEFIAGQQKRQKELLAEAIKRDPSLEPYSTPETLRRAFEFLQACDSFSLITCVAFPTSIPLQHLHPDESGARHEIKVIPLGDNCYRLEPYPLDEEKISLTVPARFVPGNTFENVEAFRSAFSVAQEEKITITLTK
- a CDS encoding transglutaminase-like domain-containing protein — encoded protein: MKRTLRHICSLSAILCLFGSLATASESSSPEGGLAESSLELNKQMIDFLQSSGVSEEQPPVERMQGILDALYGAEDGFTYDSAANFSAQKAFEEKRGNCVSLAMLFTSFARSVGLDARFNQLDYTPIWENVDGILVETIHINVLVYVGGNQYVVDAQPELVELASHSRNPVSDERVFSHFYNNQGLLALADGKLELAGELIQRAIEMDPENGTAWQNRGLYHFRSSNKKEGEESLVKAAELNRSSSSACFQLSAYYEAVGDTNRSEKYAKLGSKRSKRNPFYHYYRSQQFAEQGDLKKATKHLEYALKILPSYSTFQIALMDLKQRQEQDKGLASKPELARFH
- a CDS encoding tetratricopeptide repeat protein: MTRTHLHRSFRRLTAIVPGTIALLGISTSNAQTFPLSENAWDNPEFQERFLGSYGFMTETEPTISKEEGELFQTLAPTIRSNPQQAIETLKSAITPESSAALTYTLGNLYLQTQKADLAEQAYRDAIKKFPNFARAYMNMGLVLVQDQRFEDATPFLTKAVELGTGTDTVYGLLGLAYLNQKFYDSAIDAYRTALILNPESKDWKRGKLSALIASGENLAAQRLLNELLVEEPDNSDYWKFKANNYLTLQDTEKAAASLTVATMLGADEFSVQNLLGDLYMNEGLPALALSAYQTAIKGEGVVAERALRMLKILTDQANFEQAEVLASDIENALSLGETDPSYLELLNYKAKIALGLEQEDAAAEILENIVSVDPLNGRALILLGEYFWKKDDLENALVQFERAEKAKDFTIEAMLNRARVYVQMKDYRVAADILRSVQAIDPKPYIANYLTQVEAAIR
- a CDS encoding DUF3450 family protein — protein: MGRPRRFIQAAALASICSSLIPATGFAQTDASTIEMKILQWMETERLISEESTEWESEKAVIEDMISLMETDKASLQEKIDSANELSSAADEERAAIVEEKDKLTATADAYVSIISDAEAKTRELIPMLPPPFTEEIKPLISRLPEDSSTTKLSLSQRTQNVVGILSQVDKFNSGVTYLSEIKKVSDDQSLEVHTLYFGLAAAYFVDTQGVTAGYGTPSPEGWEWTTDTDLAPDIQKLLAIYQQTSQAEFIELPVSIY